Proteins found in one Limanda limanda chromosome 18, fLimLim1.1, whole genome shotgun sequence genomic segment:
- the LOC133024788 gene encoding collagen alpha-1(II) chain-like: MIRFQCTQLEALLLFLLFLLFLLFLLFLLFLLLFIVLLGPSGPSGPEGPVGPSGPSGPVGPVGPVGPVGPS, translated from the exons ATGATTAGGTTTCAGTGCACACAGTTAGAAGCT ctcctcctcttcctcctcttcctcctcttcctcctcttcctcctcttccttctcttcctcctcctcttcatcgtcctcT tgggaccatcgGGACCATCGGGACCAGAGGGGCCGGTGGGACCATCGGGACCATCGGGACcggtgggaccagtgggaccagtgggaccagtgggaccatcg